One stretch of Emys orbicularis isolate rEmyOrb1 chromosome 5, rEmyOrb1.hap1, whole genome shotgun sequence DNA includes these proteins:
- the RBM47 gene encoding RNA-binding protein 47 isoform X1 produces MDLKGIPLPSCLWEGKESERAQEHTRFHHTLNDFDIMTAEDSTARMSNDSSNMSTTKVPEGVAGAPNEAALLALMERTGYTMIQENGQRKYGGPPPGWEGLHPPRGCEVFVGKIPRDVYEDELVPVFESVGRIYEMRLMMDFDGKNRGYAFVMYTHKHEAKRAVRELNNYEIRPGRLLGVCCSVDNCRLFIGGIPKMKKREEILEEISKVTEGVLDVIVYASAADKMKNRGFAFVEYESHRAAAMARRKLMPGRIQLWGHQIAVDWAEPEIDVDEDVMETVKILYVRNLMIETTEDTIKKIFGQFNPGCVERVKKIRDYAFVHFTSREDAVHAMNNLNGTELEGSCLEVTLAKPVDKEQYTRYQKAAKGGATTTTEVTQQPNYVYSCDPYTLAYYGYPYNALIGPNRDYFVKAGSIRGRGRGAAGNRAPGPRGSYLGGYSAGRGIYSRYHEGKGKQQEKGYELVPNLELSAVNPVTIKPGAVAIPAIGAQYSMFQAAPAAKMMEDGKIHAVEHMINPIAVQQDPASVAAAAAAAAVIPAVSTPPPFQGRPITPVYTMAPNIQRIPAAGIYGASYVPFAAPAATTATIATLQKNAAAAAAAAAAYGGYAGYIPQAFPTATIQFPIHDVYQTY; encoded by the exons GTTTCATCACACTTTGAATGATTTTGACATAATGACAGCTGAGGATTCCACTGCTAGGATGAGTAACGACTCCTCCAACATGTCTACAACCAAAGTTCCCGAAGGTGTCGCTGGTGCACCTAATGAGGCTGCTCTGTTGGCACTCATGGAGCGTACTGGATATACCATGATTCAAGAGAACGGGCAGCGCAAGTACGGCGGGCCACCacctggctgggaggggttgcacccTCCTCGTGGCTGTGAAGTCTTTGTTGGTAAAATTCCCCGTGATGTGTACGAAGACGAGCTAGTGCCTGTGTTTGAGTCCGTAGGACGTATCTATGAAATGCGCCTGATGATGGACTTTGATGGGAAAAATCGGGGCTATGCTTTTGTTATGTACACACACAAGCACGAAGCCAAACGTGCCGTCAGAGAACTGAACAACTACGAAATCCGTCCTGGTAGGCTTCTAGGTGTTTGCTGCAGTGTGGATAACTGTAGGCTGTTCATTGGAGGTATACCCAAGATGAAGAAGAGAGAGGAAATACTAGAAGAGATCTCCAAGGTGACAGAGGGCGTGCTAGACGTCATTGTGTATGCGAGTGCAGCAGACAAGATGAAAAATAGAGGCTTCGCCTTTGTGGAGTATGAAAGCCATCGAGCGGCCGCAATGGCGAGGAGAAAGCTGATGCCTGGGAGAATCCAACTGTGGGGCCACCAGATTGCTGTTGATTGGGCAGAACCAGAGATAGATGTTGATGAAGATGTAATGGAGACTGTTAAAATCCTGTATGTGAGGAATTTAATGATTGAAACCACAGAGGATACAATTAAAAAGATCTTTGGCCAGTTTAACCCTGGCTGCGTAGAACGGGTTAAAAAAATACGCGATTATGCCTTTGTGCACTTTACAAGTAGGGAAGACGCAGTTCACGCCATGAACAACCTCAATGGCACTGAACTTGAAGGCTCATGCCTGGAAGTTACCTTGGCCAAACCAGTAGACAAAGAGCAGTACACTCGTTATCAGAAAGCAGCTAAAGgaggagcaacaacaacaacagaagtaACTCAGCAACCCAACTATGTTTACTCTTGCGATCCATACACACTAGCGTATTATGGATATCCATACAATGCTCTCATCGGTCCCAATCGAGATTACTTTGTGAAAG CAGGCAGCATAAGAGGCAGAGGGCGAGGTGCAGCTGGCAACAGAGCCCCTGGCCCCAGAGGCTCTTATCTGGGGGGATATTCTGCAGGCCGTGGCATATATAGCAGATACCACgaagggaaaggaaaacagcAAGAAAAAGGATATGAGCTTGTACCCAATTTGGAGTTGTCTGCTGTCAATCCAGTTACCATTAAACCTGGTGCAG TGGCAATCCCTGCTATTGGAGCCCAGTACTCCATGTTTCAGGCAGCTCCAGCAGCCAAGATGATGGAAGATGGCAAAATCCACGCAGTGGAACATATGATCAATCCCATTGCTGTCCAGCAGGATCCAGCTagtgtggcagcagcagcggcagcagcagctgttaTACCTGCAGTTTCAACCCCTCCACCTTTTCAG GGTCGCCCCATAACTCCAGTGTACACCATGGCTCCAAATATTCAGAGAATTCCTGCTGCAGGGATTTATGGTGCAAGTTATGTTCCGTTTGCAGCTCCTGCTGCAACAACAGCAACTATAGCCACACTACAGAAGaacgcagcagcagctgcagcagcagcagcagcttatggAGGCTATGCCGGGTATATACCTCAGGCATTTCCTACTGCAACAATCCAGTTTCCAATACATGATGTCTACCAGACATACTGA
- the RBM47 gene encoding RNA-binding protein 47 isoform X2, protein MTAEDSTARMSNDSSNMSTTKVPEGVAGAPNEAALLALMERTGYTMIQENGQRKYGGPPPGWEGLHPPRGCEVFVGKIPRDVYEDELVPVFESVGRIYEMRLMMDFDGKNRGYAFVMYTHKHEAKRAVRELNNYEIRPGRLLGVCCSVDNCRLFIGGIPKMKKREEILEEISKVTEGVLDVIVYASAADKMKNRGFAFVEYESHRAAAMARRKLMPGRIQLWGHQIAVDWAEPEIDVDEDVMETVKILYVRNLMIETTEDTIKKIFGQFNPGCVERVKKIRDYAFVHFTSREDAVHAMNNLNGTELEGSCLEVTLAKPVDKEQYTRYQKAAKGGATTTTEVTQQPNYVYSCDPYTLAYYGYPYNALIGPNRDYFVKVAIPAIGAQYSMFQAAPAAKMMEDGKIHAVEHMINPIAVQQDPASVAAAAAAAAVIPAVSTPPPFQGRPITPVYTMAPNIQRIPAAGIYGASYVPFAAPAATTATIATLQKNAAAAAAAAAAYGGYAGYIPQAFPTATIQFPIHDVYQTY, encoded by the exons ATGACAGCTGAGGATTCCACTGCTAGGATGAGTAACGACTCCTCCAACATGTCTACAACCAAAGTTCCCGAAGGTGTCGCTGGTGCACCTAATGAGGCTGCTCTGTTGGCACTCATGGAGCGTACTGGATATACCATGATTCAAGAGAACGGGCAGCGCAAGTACGGCGGGCCACCacctggctgggaggggttgcacccTCCTCGTGGCTGTGAAGTCTTTGTTGGTAAAATTCCCCGTGATGTGTACGAAGACGAGCTAGTGCCTGTGTTTGAGTCCGTAGGACGTATCTATGAAATGCGCCTGATGATGGACTTTGATGGGAAAAATCGGGGCTATGCTTTTGTTATGTACACACACAAGCACGAAGCCAAACGTGCCGTCAGAGAACTGAACAACTACGAAATCCGTCCTGGTAGGCTTCTAGGTGTTTGCTGCAGTGTGGATAACTGTAGGCTGTTCATTGGAGGTATACCCAAGATGAAGAAGAGAGAGGAAATACTAGAAGAGATCTCCAAGGTGACAGAGGGCGTGCTAGACGTCATTGTGTATGCGAGTGCAGCAGACAAGATGAAAAATAGAGGCTTCGCCTTTGTGGAGTATGAAAGCCATCGAGCGGCCGCAATGGCGAGGAGAAAGCTGATGCCTGGGAGAATCCAACTGTGGGGCCACCAGATTGCTGTTGATTGGGCAGAACCAGAGATAGATGTTGATGAAGATGTAATGGAGACTGTTAAAATCCTGTATGTGAGGAATTTAATGATTGAAACCACAGAGGATACAATTAAAAAGATCTTTGGCCAGTTTAACCCTGGCTGCGTAGAACGGGTTAAAAAAATACGCGATTATGCCTTTGTGCACTTTACAAGTAGGGAAGACGCAGTTCACGCCATGAACAACCTCAATGGCACTGAACTTGAAGGCTCATGCCTGGAAGTTACCTTGGCCAAACCAGTAGACAAAGAGCAGTACACTCGTTATCAGAAAGCAGCTAAAGgaggagcaacaacaacaacagaagtaACTCAGCAACCCAACTATGTTTACTCTTGCGATCCATACACACTAGCGTATTATGGATATCCATACAATGCTCTCATCGGTCCCAATCGAGATTACTTTGTGAAAG TGGCAATCCCTGCTATTGGAGCCCAGTACTCCATGTTTCAGGCAGCTCCAGCAGCCAAGATGATGGAAGATGGCAAAATCCACGCAGTGGAACATATGATCAATCCCATTGCTGTCCAGCAGGATCCAGCTagtgtggcagcagcagcggcagcagcagctgttaTACCTGCAGTTTCAACCCCTCCACCTTTTCAG GGTCGCCCCATAACTCCAGTGTACACCATGGCTCCAAATATTCAGAGAATTCCTGCTGCAGGGATTTATGGTGCAAGTTATGTTCCGTTTGCAGCTCCTGCTGCAACAACAGCAACTATAGCCACACTACAGAAGaacgcagcagcagctgcagcagcagcagcagcttatggAGGCTATGCCGGGTATATACCTCAGGCATTTCCTACTGCAACAATCCAGTTTCCAATACATGATGTCTACCAGACATACTGA